A DNA window from Salvelinus sp. IW2-2015 linkage group LG4q.1:29, ASM291031v2, whole genome shotgun sequence contains the following coding sequences:
- the LOC111961090 gene encoding alpha-1A adrenergic receptor-like has translation MVPSDENITVPESCPNCSSSSFAEVDITKAVTLGLVMGVFVIFGVLGNILVILSVVCHHHLRSVTHYFIANLAAADLLLSSTVLPFSATSEVLGRWVFGRSFCSAWAALDVLCCTASILSLCVISVDRYLAVSYPLHYPAMATGRRGLVAVAALWGLSAAISVGPLFGWKEPDPEDETECRITEEPGYAIFSALGSFYVPLAVILAMYCKVYVVAKRKTRDLREGRKREGGMDTEGEGVTLRIHRGNAPAKPEGQEEEGEKCIMRRRRTTFALMHLLKFSREKRAAKTLGIVVGCFVLCWLPFFLVMPIGSIFPSYRPSDTIFKITFWLGYLNSCINPIIYPCFSQEFQRAFLNVLHGRCLRQGGRSSKSLGFAPSYSPSPDPSSLIRSQPHPSSSSSSTPPTQPRRAASPASHASSSGCWKTFSGSSSSVGVPGHTQSTRVHSKSLLKVWCFAAGENPSQQGAACLSPSAPGATCQTKVHCHSLGARGEAV, from the exons atggttcccTCAGATGAGAATATCACTGTGCCAGAAAGCTGTCCCAACTGCAGTTCCTCCTCCTTCGCTGAGGTGGATATCACTAAGGCGGTGACCCTGGGCCTGGTGATGGGGGTGTTTGTCATCTTCGGGGTTCTCGGTAACATCCTGGTTATCCTGTCTGTGGTGTGCCACCACCACCTACGCTCCGTCACACACTACTTCATCGCCAACCTTGCGGCGGCAGACCTGCTCCTGAGCTCCACCGTGCTGCCGTTCTCTGCCACCTCGGAGGTCCTAGGCCGCTGGGTGTTTGGCCGGTCTTTCTGCAGTGCCTGGGCCGCCCTGGATGTTCTCTGCTGCACTGCCTCTATCCTAAGCCTGTGTGTCATCTCTGTTGACCGCTACCTAGCAGTCAGCTACCCGCTGCACTACCCTGCCATGGCCACTGGGCGGCGCGGCCTGGTCGCAGTGGCAGCTCTCTGGGGCCTCTCGGCAGCCATATCCGTAGGTCCACTCTTCGGTTGGAAGGAGCCCGACCCAGAGGACGAGACTGAGTGCCGGATCACAGAGGAACCGGGTTATGCTATTTTCTCTGCCCTGGGGTCGTTCTATGTGCCACTAGCTGTCATCCTGGCCATGTATTGCAAGGTGTATGTGGTGGCCAAGCGGAAGACTCGAGACCTGAGGGAGggcaggaagagggagggggggatggacacggagggagagggagtgacaCTGAGGATCCATCGGGGAAATGCCCCTGCTAAGCCAGAGGggcaagaggaggagggagagaagtgcaTCATGAGGCGGAGACGCACCACCTTCGCCCTCATGCACCTGCTGAAATTCTCCCGAGAGAAGAGGGCAGCCAAGACTCTGGGCATTGTGGTTGGCTGCTTCGTTCTCTGCTGGCTGCCCTTCTTCCTGGTTATGCCCATTG GCTCCATATTCCCATCGTACAGGCCATCTGACACCATATTTAAGATCACCTTCTGGCTGGGCTACCTCAACAGCTGTATCAACCCCATTATCTATCCCTGTTTCAGCCAGGAGTTCCAGAGGGCCTTCCTCAACGTTCTGCATGGACGCTGCCTCAGACAGGGTGGCAGGAGCTCCAAGTCTCTGGGGTTTGCTCCTTCCTATAGTCCCAGTCCTGATCCATCGTCTCTTATTAGATCCCagcctcacccctcctcctccagctcctccactcCCCCCACCCAGCCACGCCGAGCCGCCTCCCCAGCCTCTCACGCCTCCTCCTCTGGCTGCTGGAAGACCTTCTCTGGCTCCTCTTCCTCAGTGGGGGTGCCAGGCCATACCCAAAGTACCCGGGTCCACAGTAAAAGCCTGCTGAAGGTGTGGTGTTTTGCAGCGGGGGAGAACCCGTCCCAACAGGGTGCTGCTTGCCTGAGCCCCTCAGCCCCTGGTGCTACATGTCAAACGAAAGTCCATTGCCACTCCCTGGGAGCAAGAGGGGAGGCTGTCTGA